The Ignavibacteriota bacterium genome contains the following window.
CATATATGACTCACACCCTGCAATTTTAAAGTCAGGATTTAGTGATTTTTATGCAGGTAAATTTGGTTTGTCAAAGATTGGAGTGAATACTCATATTTATACTTCTAATGATTTGATTGAGGGATATGCCGGCAAAGTATATCAAATCATCGGACTGACAAAGCCTGACCGAAAAGAAATCATGAAATTTTTACCCGATATGAAAGCTATTGTAATCAGAAAGAATTTCCCTCTTAAAGTAGCTGAAATCAGAAAAAAATATGGTATAACTGAAGGAGAAGAATATACCATATTTGCTGTAAAACTTAGTGATAACAAGAACAAGTTTCTTGTAAGTAAGAGAATAAATTAACTACTTAAATGAAATATCTGCATATTTCGGAAAAAATACTGAAAATATTGAGCCACTTCCTTTTGTGCTTGATACGCTAATAAACCCATTGAGCTTGTCAACCAGCCTTTTTGCTGTTGACAGACCAAGTCCAAGCCCTTCATAATGTCGGTCGTGTCCTTCGCTGATTTGTCGGAAAGGTTCGAAAATTGTATCAAATTTAGAGTCACTTATACCAATCCCTGAATCTTCGACTGATATTTCAATGAATTCTTTGTCGTTAATTTTTGTTCCAATTATATTTACACAAATATTACCTTCATCAGTAAATTTAATAGCATTGTCTATTAATTGATAAAGAATTTGATAAAGGCAATTTTCATCAGTAACAAGACCTTTTACAGAGATATCAATATTAATATCAAATTCAATTTTCTTGATTTCAATAATTGGCTGAAAAGTATTTTTCAAATTATTCAGAATTTCATATAAATCAACATCAATATTTTCAATTTGAAGTTGATTACTTTCAATAGCTGCTAATGTTACAACTGAATTCAAAGCCGCATTTAATCTTTGGGCTGAGTGATATATGTCATTAAGCATATCAGATTCATCATCCGAATGTGCATTTTTTGATAATATTTTTGTAAAACCTAAAATACCATTTAAGGGAGTTATAAATTCATGACCAACTAAACCAAGTATATTTGAAGTAAATTGTCTGGCTATAGAATTTCTTTCTTTCTCAATTAGAAGCTCATTTTGTAATTTTAATTCTTCAGATATTTTCTTGCTGATACCATAAATTCCTCTAAATATCCCGTATTCATCATAGATAATATTTCCTTTAACCTCGACCAGAACAATTTCACCCGATTTTGAGATATACTCAATCTGAATATTATCAAAAGCTCCGTCCTGTAATTTTGTAGTTGAAACAAGTTCATAAATTCTATTAAGCTTATCTATTGTGGTTTCTGTGTATTTTTGTTCTTTGGAAAGCAGTATAAATTCCTCTTTTGTATAACCTGTGATACTCTCTATTGCAGGACTTATAAAAACCAGCCTGAAACTTTGGTCAATAATCCAGAAAATATCATTAGAATTATTAAACACAAATTCAATAAATTCAAGATTTACAATATTGTTAATTAACTTACTTGTCATTTTATTCATAATTATTAGATTCCTTTCTTACTTAAATGCTATGGGAATAGTAAAGTGAAAAGCGCTGCCTTCACCTAATTTACTATCTACCCAAATTTCCCCGGAATGTTTTTCAACAAACTCTTTACATATTATTAACCCTAAACCTGTTCCACTTTCCTGATTTGTTCCAACAGTTGAAACACTACCTTCAAGTTTAAACAGACCTGAGATTAGTTCCTTCGATATACCCACACCATCATCAATAATTGATATCCTGCAATAATCACCAATTTGCTTTGTTCTGACAATTACATTTCCATTTTCTTTTGTAAATTTAATAGCATTTGTAATCAGATTTCTTAGAATTGTGTTAAGCATATTTGGGTCAGCATATACATCAATATCACTTTCAATTTCACCTGATAAATTGATAGACTTACTAACTGCAGCAGCATTC
Protein-coding sequences here:
- a CDS encoding PAS domain S-box protein, whose protein sequence is MNKMTSKLINNIVNLEFIEFVFNNSNDIFWIIDQSFRLVFISPAIESITGYTKEEFILLSKEQKYTETTIDKLNRIYELVSTTKLQDGAFDNIQIEYISKSGEIVLVEVKGNIIYDEYGIFRGIYGISKKISEELKLQNELLIEKERNSIARQFTSNILGLVGHEFITPLNGILGFTKILSKNAHSDDESDMLNDIYHSAQRLNAALNSVVTLAAIESNQLQIENIDVDLYEILNNLKNTFQPIIEIKKIEFDINIDISVKGLVTDENCLYQILYQLIDNAIKFTDEGNICVNIIGTKINDKEFIEISVEDSGIGISDSKFDTIFEPFRQISEGHDRHYEGLGLGLSTAKRLVDKLNGFISVSSTKGSGSIFSVFFPKYADISFK